The following are encoded together in the Pseudoalteromonas piscicida genome:
- a CDS encoding endonuclease, whose product MSRYCYILALSLFVLTANAQEFTSFYQAKKHLSQQVTDNTRTLYCNCNIKKQGKKLVPDVASCGYTPRLPYTRNGKENVRAHRIEWEHIVPAWEFGHQLQCWQDGGRKNCRKVSEQFRKMEADIHNLAPAIGEINGDRSNFRFGMLPSTEASYGACPVKIDFKLRRIEPPEYARKRIADAYFYMEKTYGLKISPQQRKLFTAWQKQ is encoded by the coding sequence ATGTCACGATATTGCTATATCTTAGCGCTTAGCTTATTTGTATTAACGGCAAACGCCCAAGAGTTCACATCTTTCTATCAAGCAAAAAAACACTTATCACAACAAGTTACAGACAATACCCGCACTCTATATTGTAATTGTAATATCAAAAAGCAAGGTAAAAAGCTGGTGCCAGATGTTGCAAGTTGTGGTTATACCCCGAGGTTACCTTACACTCGCAATGGCAAAGAAAACGTCCGTGCTCACCGTATTGAGTGGGAGCATATCGTGCCCGCGTGGGAATTTGGACATCAGTTGCAGTGCTGGCAAGATGGGGGCAGAAAAAACTGCCGTAAAGTTAGTGAGCAATTTAGAAAGATGGAAGCAGATATTCACAATCTTGCGCCAGCAATTGGTGAAATAAACGGGGATCGATCTAACTTTCGTTTTGGCATGTTACCAAGTACTGAAGCGAGCTATGGCGCGTGTCCAGTCAAGATAGACTTTAAATTACGCCGAATTGAACCACCAGAATATGCAAGAAAACGCATCGCTGATGCGTATTTTTACATGGAAAAAACCTATGGGCTAAAAATCTCCCCACAGCAGCGAAAATTATTCACGGCTTGGCAGAAACAGTGA